One window of Sinorhizobium numidicum genomic DNA carries:
- a CDS encoding Gfo/Idh/MocA family protein, translating to MSGKKRKPIRWGMVGGGRGSQIGYIHRSAALRDNTFELVAGAFDIDPERGRAFGAELGLDEGRSYPDYLAMFAAEAKRDDGIEAASIATPNNTHFAICKAALEHDLHVVCEKPLCFTVAEAEELKALSEARGRIVGVTYGYAGHQMIEQARAMVKNGDLGDIRVVNLQFAHGFHTAPVEEQNPSTRWRVDPKFAGPSYVLGDVGTHPLYISEVILPHLKVKRLMCVRQSFVKSRAPLEDNAVTLMEYDNGAIATVWSSAVNAGSMHGQKVRIIGSRASIEWWDERPNQLFYEIQGEPVRILERGMDYLYPQARIDDRIGGGHPEGLFEAWANLYRRFGFAISGDRGFALTDTGDLIFPGIEAGLEGVRWVENCVRSADAGGVWVDYSS from the coding sequence ATGTCAGGGAAGAAGAGAAAGCCGATCCGCTGGGGCATGGTCGGCGGAGGACGGGGCAGCCAGATCGGCTATATTCATCGCTCGGCCGCGCTCCGGGACAATACTTTCGAGCTGGTAGCCGGCGCCTTCGACATCGATCCGGAACGCGGCCGCGCCTTCGGCGCCGAGCTTGGGCTTGATGAGGGGCGGAGCTACCCGGATTATCTGGCGATGTTCGCGGCCGAGGCCAAACGGGATGACGGTATTGAGGCGGCTTCCATCGCCACACCGAACAACACCCATTTCGCCATCTGCAAGGCTGCTCTCGAGCATGACCTGCACGTCGTTTGCGAAAAGCCGCTCTGCTTTACCGTTGCCGAGGCGGAAGAGCTGAAGGCGCTGTCAGAGGCGCGGGGCCGCATCGTTGGCGTGACCTACGGCTATGCCGGCCACCAGATGATCGAGCAGGCGCGAGCCATGGTGAAGAACGGCGACCTCGGCGATATTCGCGTCGTGAACCTGCAGTTCGCGCATGGCTTCCACACTGCGCCGGTCGAGGAGCAGAACCCTTCGACGCGCTGGCGGGTGGACCCGAAATTCGCCGGTCCGAGCTATGTGCTGGGCGATGTCGGCACGCACCCGCTCTACATATCGGAGGTCATTCTCCCCCATCTGAAGGTCAAGCGGCTGATGTGCGTGCGCCAGAGCTTCGTCAAAAGCCGGGCACCGCTGGAAGACAATGCGGTGACCTTGATGGAATACGACAACGGCGCCATCGCGACCGTCTGGTCGAGCGCCGTCAATGCGGGCTCGATGCATGGGCAGAAAGTCCGCATCATCGGATCGAGGGCCAGTATCGAGTGGTGGGATGAGCGGCCGAACCAGCTCTTCTACGAGATCCAGGGCGAACCTGTCCGCATTCTCGAACGGGGCATGGATTATCTCTATCCGCAAGCCCGCATCGACGACCGTATTGGCGGCGGCCATCCGGAGGGACTGTTCGAAGCCTGGGCCAATCTCTATCGCCGCTTTGGTTTTGCTATCAGCGGCGACCGCGGGTTCGCTTTAACTGACACCGGGGACCTGATTTTTCCCGGGATCGAGGCAGGCCTCGAGGGCGTCCGCTGGGTTGAAAATTGTGTCCGGTCCGCCGACGCCGGCGGTGTCTGGGTGGATTACAGCTCGTAA
- a CDS encoding sugar phosphate isomerase/epimerase family protein: MTITITTAPCCWGVDDINNPNLPAWERVFDEAAAAGYGGLELGPYGYVPLDSERVAKALDERKLFIVAGTIFDDLVSPENQAKLLRQTDEICAVITKLPQPEQVPRQRFKTPYLTVMDWGHDERDFSAGHSGRAPRLSDEAWSDMVANIKAIAELAASRYGVRAVIHPHAGGYIEFADEIERIARDVPAHVAGFCIDTGHTYYAGMDPVGTLGKYADRLDYVHFKDIDEKVFRRVLGENIRFFEACAQGVMCPIGRGVIDYPAVKRVLDEIGYQGFITVEQERDPLSVAGSHQDVKESRDYLRSVGF, translated from the coding sequence GTGACCATCACCATTACGACAGCCCCATGCTGCTGGGGCGTGGACGACATCAACAATCCGAACCTGCCCGCCTGGGAGCGCGTGTTCGACGAGGCGGCGGCCGCCGGCTATGGCGGCCTCGAGCTCGGCCCCTATGGCTATGTGCCGCTCGATTCCGAACGCGTGGCGAAGGCGCTTGACGAGCGCAAACTCTTCATCGTCGCCGGCACGATCTTCGACGACCTCGTCTCGCCGGAGAACCAGGCCAAGCTTTTGCGCCAGACGGATGAAATCTGCGCCGTCATCACGAAGTTGCCGCAGCCGGAGCAGGTCCCCCGCCAACGGTTTAAGACGCCGTATCTCACGGTCATGGACTGGGGGCACGACGAGCGGGATTTCTCCGCCGGTCACTCCGGCCGGGCACCGCGGCTCTCGGACGAAGCCTGGAGCGACATGGTTGCCAACATCAAGGCTATCGCGGAGCTCGCTGCTAGCCGCTACGGCGTGCGCGCCGTCATCCATCCGCATGCTGGCGGCTATATCGAGTTCGCCGACGAGATCGAGCGGATCGCAAGGGACGTGCCGGCGCACGTCGCCGGCTTCTGTATCGATACCGGTCACACCTATTATGCGGGCATGGACCCGGTTGGGACGCTTGGGAAATATGCCGATCGCCTCGACTATGTGCATTTCAAGGATATCGACGAGAAGGTCTTCCGGCGCGTGCTCGGCGAGAATATCCGCTTCTTCGAAGCCTGCGCCCAGGGCGTCATGTGCCCAATCGGCCGGGGCGTCATCGACTATCCGGCCGTCAAGCGGGTCCTCGATGAGATCGGCTACCAGGGCTTTATCACCGTGGAGCAAGAGCGCGATCCCTTGAGCGTCGCCGGGAGTCACCAGGACGTGAAGGAAAGCCGCGACTATCTGCGATCGGTCGGGTTCTAG
- a CDS encoding sugar phosphate isomerase/epimerase family protein → MKIALDPYMHRHLNLRDLCRKAAELGYDHIELSPRDDFLPWWVRPRAHNERIAEFKSALKGHGVKLASILPMYRWASPHEDERQAAVRYWKEAIQVAVEMGCDTMNSEFGRGPSPDRSHRSNCCGGMHTHEHSEAAWWRSMEELVPVFEKEGVTLNMEPHPEDWCETLHPAIDMLKTIGSKNVRFLYCAPHTFYFGDDMAKMIRDAGPLIAHVHVADTYNHKASSGLRYIINPPGAKVTIHQHMDMYQGEINWDVFFSSLAEVGFDGIITACVFGWEERADDSGRFMRAEIQKYVDKYWPAKRA, encoded by the coding sequence ATGAAGATCGCACTCGACCCCTATATGCATCGCCATCTTAACCTGCGCGATCTCTGCCGGAAGGCAGCAGAGCTCGGCTACGACCATATCGAGCTTTCGCCGCGCGACGATTTTCTTCCCTGGTGGGTGCGCCCGCGCGCACACAACGAGCGGATCGCCGAATTCAAATCGGCGCTCAAGGGCCACGGCGTTAAGCTCGCCTCGATCCTGCCGATGTATCGCTGGGCGAGCCCGCATGAGGACGAGCGCCAGGCGGCGGTGCGTTATTGGAAGGAGGCGATCCAAGTCGCCGTCGAGATGGGCTGCGACACGATGAATTCGGAATTCGGCCGCGGCCCATCGCCGGACCGCAGCCATCGCTCGAATTGCTGCGGCGGCATGCATACCCACGAGCACAGCGAAGCGGCCTGGTGGCGCTCAATGGAAGAGCTCGTGCCGGTGTTTGAAAAGGAGGGCGTGACGCTCAACATGGAGCCGCATCCGGAGGACTGGTGCGAAACGCTGCATCCGGCGATCGACATGCTGAAGACCATCGGCTCGAAAAATGTCCGCTTTCTCTATTGCGCCCCGCATACGTTCTATTTCGGTGACGACATGGCGAAGATGATCCGTGACGCGGGTCCGCTGATTGCCCATGTCCATGTGGCGGATACCTATAATCACAAGGCATCCTCGGGCCTGCGCTATATCATCAACCCGCCCGGCGCAAAGGTGACGATCCATCAGCACATGGACATGTACCAGGGCGAGATCAATTGGGACGTCTTCTTCTCGTCGCTCGCCGAGGTCGGTTTCGACGGGATCATCACAGCTTGCGTCTTCGGCTGGGAGGAGCGTGCGGATGATTCCGGCCGCTTCATGCGCGCCGAGATTCAGAAATACGTCGACAAATACTGGCCGGCCAAGCGCGCATAA
- a CDS encoding LacI family DNA-binding transcriptional regulator produces the protein MAKVTLRDVAREAGVGTATVERVVNGRGGVRSETVEKVFVAASKLNYRHSLPEAHRGLIRIEVILVRPETSFYSRMNEAFERIAASLDHSIVVHRTFARENDPSDFAHYIANPKIRRSALIVVAPDHPDVLKSVRQASELGIPVIQIMTRPAADLLYVGIDNYAAGRTAAYYMSRMQTGKKGAFVALCHSGAYENHKERIRGFSAYLAEHAEAEQRFTEVMFDFDDEHNTMELLRHAFRRHPNVIGIYSAGGDNIAVAAALKELAGRQVFWVGHELTARTRNYLREGIMSIVLDQAPEIQARRSIDLALNKLGLIDVDVSTEPVRFLTVTAENL, from the coding sequence ATGGCAAAAGTGACCTTGAGGGATGTCGCCCGCGAAGCAGGCGTTGGCACGGCAACGGTAGAGCGGGTCGTCAATGGCCGCGGCGGCGTGCGATCGGAAACGGTGGAGAAGGTATTTGTTGCCGCGAGCAAGCTCAACTACCGGCACAGCCTGCCGGAGGCGCATCGTGGCCTGATCCGGATCGAGGTGATCCTCGTCCGGCCCGAGACGAGCTTCTATTCGCGCATGAACGAGGCGTTCGAGCGGATCGCGGCCTCGCTCGACCACAGCATTGTGGTTCACCGGACCTTTGCCCGGGAAAACGACCCATCGGATTTCGCCCACTACATCGCAAACCCGAAAATCCGCAGGTCCGCGCTCATCGTCGTCGCGCCGGATCATCCGGATGTTTTGAAGAGCGTGAGGCAGGCGAGCGAACTCGGCATCCCGGTCATCCAGATCATGACGCGTCCGGCTGCGGACCTGCTTTATGTCGGTATAGATAACTATGCCGCCGGCCGGACGGCTGCCTATTACATGTCGCGCATGCAGACGGGAAAGAAAGGCGCATTCGTCGCGCTGTGCCACAGCGGCGCCTATGAAAACCACAAGGAGCGCATCCGTGGTTTTTCCGCCTATCTCGCCGAGCATGCCGAAGCGGAACAGCGCTTCACCGAAGTGATGTTCGACTTCGACGATGAGCACAACACGATGGAATTGTTGCGCCACGCCTTTCGCAGGCATCCGAACGTCATCGGCATCTACAGCGCCGGCGGCGACAATATTGCCGTCGCGGCGGCATTGAAAGAACTCGCAGGGCGGCAGGTGTTCTGGGTGGGCCACGAATTGACCGCGCGAACGCGGAACTACCTGAGAGAAGGCATCATGTCGATCGTGCTCGACCAGGCGCCCGAAATCCAGGCTCGGCGATCGATCGACCTTGCCTTGAACAAGCTCGGCCTGATCGACGTCGACGTCAGTACCGAACCGGTCAGGTTTCTAACCGTGACAGCCGAGAACCTGTAG
- a CDS encoding cyclophilin-like fold protein, which yields MIGSIQNDTAILSTTRRTLLGGAVAGAVLPRLAWAQNDTNVKIRIAFASHDFTATLYDNPSARELWSMLPLDLKIDNYANNEKIAYLPRLETPQSLSSTGSRLSRLET from the coding sequence TTGATTGGGAGCATTCAAAATGACACTGCGATCCTCTCGACAACGCGCCGGACTTTGCTCGGCGGCGCTGTCGCCGGCGCCGTACTGCCGCGTCTGGCATGGGCTCAAAACGACACGAACGTGAAGATTCGCATCGCTTTTGCCAGCCATGACTTCACGGCCACGCTCTACGACAACCCATCGGCTCGCGAGCTCTGGTCGATGCTCCCGCTCGACCTGAAGATCGACAATTATGCCAACAACGAGAAAATCGCCTATCTGCCGCGCCTCGAAACGCCGCAATCGCTGTCATCTACAGGTTCTCGGCTGTCACGGTTAGAAACCTGA
- a CDS encoding MFS transporter — MAQATFDETLIKPAAAWGAVASMALCVAVLIASEFMPVSLLTPIASDLGMSEGQAGQTISISGLFAVMTSLSIAGFTRNIDRKIVLSFFSLLLIVSGLIVTFAPNYAALMVGRALLGIAIGGFWSMSTAIVMRLLPESSVPKGLAMLNAGNAIAATISAPLGSFLGDYIGWRGAFFFVVPLALIALIGQWTSMPSLPPRRRRATGNVFRLLGRRQVALGMTAILLLFMGQFALFTYLRPFLESVSGYSVSALSLVLLLMGLAGVAGTWCISRLLSKRLYSIVISIPLIMAMIALLLIALGSTKLPVAALLIAWGFFGTAAPVGWGTWLSRVLHDDAEAGGGLQVAVIQFAITIGAAAGGLLFDWAGWWSSFAFAAALLLGSSLTAWAAWFDWEHSK; from the coding sequence ATGGCACAGGCAACATTCGACGAGACCCTGATAAAACCCGCCGCTGCCTGGGGCGCAGTCGCGTCCATGGCACTATGCGTCGCTGTGCTGATCGCTTCGGAGTTCATGCCGGTCAGCCTCCTGACGCCGATTGCAAGCGATCTTGGTATGAGCGAGGGGCAGGCTGGACAGACCATCTCGATCTCCGGTCTGTTCGCCGTGATGACCAGTCTCTCCATCGCGGGGTTCACGCGGAACATTGATCGCAAGATCGTCCTGTCATTTTTCTCGCTGCTGCTGATCGTCTCTGGCCTGATCGTGACCTTCGCCCCTAACTATGCGGCTTTGATGGTGGGGCGCGCGCTGCTCGGCATCGCGATCGGCGGATTCTGGTCGATGTCCACCGCCATCGTCATGCGTCTCCTGCCGGAAAGCTCCGTGCCGAAGGGCCTTGCGATGCTGAATGCCGGAAATGCCATAGCTGCCACGATCTCGGCTCCGCTTGGCAGCTTTCTCGGTGATTACATCGGCTGGCGAGGCGCTTTCTTCTTCGTGGTGCCTTTGGCGCTCATTGCGCTCATCGGGCAATGGACGAGCATGCCGTCCCTGCCGCCGCGCCGGCGCCGGGCGACAGGCAACGTTTTCCGGCTCCTGGGACGCCGACAGGTCGCTCTTGGCATGACGGCAATCCTGTTGCTGTTCATGGGACAGTTTGCTCTGTTCACCTATCTGCGGCCGTTCCTTGAGTCTGTCTCGGGTTATTCGGTTTCCGCCCTATCCCTTGTTCTCTTGTTGATGGGGCTGGCCGGTGTCGCAGGAACGTGGTGCATCAGCCGGTTGCTTTCGAAGCGCCTCTATTCGATCGTGATTTCCATTCCCCTTATCATGGCCATGATCGCCCTGCTGCTGATCGCGCTCGGTTCCACCAAGCTTCCGGTTGCTGCTCTGCTGATCGCGTGGGGCTTTTTCGGCACGGCTGCGCCTGTTGGTTGGGGAACGTGGCTGAGCCGGGTCTTGCACGACGATGCCGAGGCTGGTGGAGGCCTTCAGGTTGCGGTCATCCAGTTCGCCATCACGATCGGTGCGGCAGCCGGTGGCCTGCTATTCGATTGGGCGGGTTGGTGGAGTTCGTTCGCCTTCGCCGCCGCCCTTTTGCTTGGGTCCTCGCTGACCGCCTGGGCGGCCTGGTTTGATTGGGAGCATTCAAAATGA
- a CDS encoding c-type cytochrome: protein MNKLVIAALASLITAVVATPVLSQGADTAPGQRLFQQRCGACHQIATPRNGVGPNLQGVVGRTAGNVEGFKYSAALRDSGVTWTPEKLETFLSNPTAMVRGTRMAQRFNNAEERRAIIEFLGSQ from the coding sequence TTGAACAAGCTCGTCATTGCCGCTCTGGCTTCTCTCATTACAGCAGTCGTCGCCACGCCCGTCCTGTCTCAGGGGGCGGATACTGCGCCAGGCCAGAGGCTGTTTCAGCAACGCTGCGGCGCGTGCCATCAGATCGCAACGCCTCGCAACGGCGTGGGGCCGAACCTGCAGGGCGTCGTCGGTCGCACAGCGGGCAACGTTGAGGGCTTCAAGTATTCCGCTGCGCTTCGCGATTCCGGGGTCACATGGACTCCGGAAAAGCTGGAGACCTTCCTGAGCAATCCTACGGCAATGGTGCGCGGAACACGCATGGCCCAGCGGTTCAATAACGCCGAAGAGCGGCGTGCAATCATCGAGTTCCTTGGATCACAATAG
- a CDS encoding xanthine dehydrogenase family protein molybdopterin-binding subunit: protein MNDMTSVASEVMTSENGKPFKMSRRGFLGASLGALVLGVTLPAGRARAQAAAASITPGTRVAAFLEIRPDSTVLFRSAFIEGGQGIFTAMAQIVGEELDVDPAQFVVEGAPPGPDYLLTGGGRFTGGSMSVRMSYETMRRLGASARQMLLQAAAAQLDVPVSELSTKPGLVVHVASGQTVSYGEIADAAAGLPVPTDVVLRDRADFRWIGKPVARLDVRDKSTGKARYAVDLRVDGMLHAAVQHSPRLGGEPGTLQNEAEVRGMPGVHSIHKLPGAVAVVANSWWRARMAVEALQVTWTDAAPGTAHAMPADFSTEAHMATLKATAGDGIAYESEGDAAGALASAARVVEATYDAPYLVHGQLEPPSALARWNEDGSLELWIPNQAPEMFQADAAKVAGIAPEKVIIHSPMLGGFFGRHFLYQTANPYPQAILLAKAVARPIKLIWSREEEFLRDTLRPMAAVRFRAGLDANGMPVVLSAVAVGEGPTGRWFGRQPDKVDSSAVEGIAGKIYAIPNRRVGQIHVDDPAIIGFWRSVGHSMNDFFYETFFDEMADAGQQDPYELRRRLLADSPRHRTLLEAVADLSGGWRRGPFTAEDGTRRARGVAMASPFGSEVATIAEVSLQQGEIVVHDVWVAIDPGSIVNPAIIDAQVNSAVVLGLSSALLEEVVYVNGVPQARNYDGYPILTPDRMPRVHVRIVESGAPMGGIGEPGLPGVPPAIANAISVLAGQRVRSLPLSKLDLKGVDG from the coding sequence ATGAACGACATGACGTCCGTTGCCTCTGAAGTCATGACCAGCGAGAACGGCAAGCCGTTCAAGATGTCGCGGCGCGGCTTTCTCGGCGCCTCGCTCGGCGCACTCGTCCTCGGCGTCACTCTGCCGGCCGGCCGAGCCAGGGCTCAGGCAGCCGCTGCGTCGATCACCCCGGGCACGCGGGTTGCTGCTTTTCTGGAGATCCGGCCCGACAGCACCGTCCTGTTCCGCAGCGCTTTCATCGAGGGAGGGCAGGGCATCTTCACCGCGATGGCGCAGATCGTCGGTGAGGAACTGGATGTCGATCCCGCACAGTTCGTGGTCGAGGGTGCTCCTCCCGGTCCCGATTACCTCCTGACCGGCGGCGGCCGGTTCACCGGCGGCAGCATGTCTGTCCGCATGAGCTATGAGACGATGCGCCGGCTCGGGGCATCCGCGCGACAGATGCTGCTGCAGGCCGCCGCGGCACAGCTTGACGTGCCGGTATCTGAGTTGTCGACCAAGCCTGGCCTTGTGGTGCACGTCGCTTCGGGCCAGACCGTTTCGTACGGCGAAATCGCGGATGCTGCTGCCGGGTTACCGGTCCCGACAGATGTCGTGCTGCGCGATCGCGCAGACTTTCGCTGGATCGGCAAGCCGGTCGCGCGGCTTGATGTGCGCGACAAGTCAACGGGCAAGGCTCGGTACGCAGTCGATCTGAGGGTTGACGGCATGCTGCACGCCGCCGTCCAGCACAGCCCGCGTCTCGGTGGCGAGCCTGGCACGCTGCAGAATGAAGCCGAAGTGCGCGGCATGCCCGGCGTGCATTCCATTCACAAGCTGCCGGGGGCCGTCGCAGTGGTCGCCAACAGTTGGTGGCGGGCACGTATGGCGGTCGAAGCCCTGCAGGTGACCTGGACTGACGCTGCCCCTGGAACAGCGCATGCCATGCCGGCCGATTTCTCCACCGAGGCGCACATGGCGACGTTGAAGGCGACGGCCGGCGACGGCATTGCCTATGAATCGGAGGGAGACGCTGCGGGCGCGCTCGCAAGTGCTGCGCGCGTGGTGGAGGCGACCTATGACGCGCCCTATCTGGTTCATGGACAGCTCGAGCCGCCATCCGCTCTCGCGCGTTGGAACGAGGATGGCTCGCTTGAGCTCTGGATTCCCAACCAGGCGCCCGAAATGTTCCAGGCCGACGCCGCCAAAGTGGCCGGCATCGCACCCGAAAAGGTGATCATCCACTCGCCGATGCTCGGAGGCTTCTTCGGAAGGCATTTCCTCTATCAAACCGCCAACCCGTATCCGCAGGCCATCCTGCTCGCGAAGGCAGTCGCTCGTCCGATTAAGCTCATCTGGAGCCGCGAGGAGGAATTCCTGCGGGACACCCTTAGGCCCATGGCTGCGGTTCGTTTCCGCGCCGGATTGGATGCCAACGGAATGCCGGTAGTACTCTCTGCAGTCGCGGTGGGAGAAGGGCCGACGGGCCGTTGGTTCGGCCGCCAGCCGGACAAGGTCGATAGTTCCGCCGTCGAGGGCATCGCCGGCAAGATCTACGCCATCCCCAATCGGCGCGTCGGCCAGATTCACGTGGACGATCCGGCGATCATCGGCTTCTGGCGTTCGGTCGGCCATTCGATGAACGACTTCTTCTACGAGACGTTCTTCGACGAGATGGCCGATGCGGGTCAGCAGGACCCCTACGAACTGCGTCGTCGCCTGCTTGCCGACAGTCCCCGCCACAGGACACTGCTGGAGGCCGTGGCCGATCTTTCCGGCGGTTGGCGGCGGGGACCGTTCACGGCCGAGGACGGCACGCGCCGCGCCCGTGGCGTGGCCATGGCTTCGCCCTTCGGCAGCGAGGTCGCGACGATTGCCGAAGTGTCTTTGCAGCAAGGCGAGATCGTCGTGCACGACGTCTGGGTCGCGATCGATCCGGGCAGCATCGTCAATCCGGCGATCATCGACGCTCAGGTGAACTCCGCCGTTGTCCTCGGCCTTTCCTCGGCCCTCCTCGAGGAAGTCGTCTACGTCAACGGCGTGCCGCAGGCCCGCAACTATGACGGCTATCCGATCCTGACACCGGATCGCATGCCGCGGGTCCACGTGCGGATTGTCGAAAGCGGCGCTCCCATGGGCGGCATCGGCGAGCCTGGGTTGCCCGGCGTGCCTCCGGCCATCGCAAACGCCATCTCCGTTCTGGCAGGCCAACGCGTTCGAAGCCTGCCATTGTCCAAACTCGATCTCAAGGGAGTTGACGGTTGA
- a CDS encoding (2Fe-2S)-binding protein: MELTINGTKHQVSIEPDTPLLWVLRDELGMTGTKYGCGLAQCGACTVLIDGQATRSCVTPVESVAGSEIMTIEAITDDPVGQKIVEAWVSNQVPQCGYCQSGQVMAATALLKQSPQPTDEDIAGAMVNLCRCGTYNAIAAAVRQAAQA; this comes from the coding sequence ATGGAACTCACCATCAATGGGACGAAACACCAAGTCTCCATCGAGCCGGATACGCCGCTGCTTTGGGTTCTTCGTGACGAACTCGGGATGACCGGCACCAAATATGGTTGTGGTCTCGCCCAGTGTGGCGCCTGTACGGTGCTGATCGACGGACAGGCGACGCGCTCCTGCGTCACTCCGGTAGAGAGCGTCGCGGGTTCCGAGATCATGACTATCGAGGCCATCACCGACGATCCGGTGGGCCAGAAGATAGTCGAGGCATGGGTTTCCAATCAGGTCCCGCAATGCGGCTACTGCCAGTCGGGCCAGGTCATGGCGGCGACGGCGCTCCTGAAACAGAGCCCTCAACCGACCGACGAGGACATTGCCGGCGCGATGGTCAATCTCTGTCGCTGTGGCACCTATAACGCAATCGCGGCTGCCGTCCGGCAGGCTGCTCAAGCTTGA